The proteins below are encoded in one region of Sphingobacterium sp. R2:
- a CDS encoding 3-hydroxyacyl-ACP dehydratase FabZ family protein, whose translation MNVDLKDILSKLPYRAPFLFVDELIYVDSEGIAGSYTFNEDLDFYKGHFFEKAITPGVILIETMAQIGLACLGIFLLNKNLMHGSAIALTSTEIQFLKPVYPKERVTVFSKKIYLRFGKLKCEVIMKNEAGQDVCKGILAGMITEAL comes from the coding sequence ATGAATGTGGATTTAAAAGATATACTATCAAAATTGCCCTATAGAGCCCCCTTTTTATTTGTCGATGAATTGATCTATGTAGATTCAGAAGGTATTGCGGGTAGCTATACTTTTAATGAAGATCTGGATTTTTATAAGGGCCATTTTTTTGAAAAAGCGATTACTCCAGGTGTTATTTTGATCGAAACAATGGCCCAGATAGGTTTAGCTTGTTTGGGGATTTTTCTACTAAATAAAAACTTGATGCACGGCTCAGCAATAGCATTGACATCTACCGAGATACAATTTTTAAAACCGGTGTATCCAAAGGAGAGAGTTACAGTATTTTCGAAAAAAATATATCTCCGGTTTGGTAAATTAAAATGCGAGGTAATCATGAAAAATGAAGCTGGGCAGGACGTTTGCAAAGGAATATTGGCAGGCATGATCACCGAAGCGCTATGA
- a CDS encoding beta-ketoacyl synthase has product MKRVVITGIGVVAPNGVGVPAFTQAIREGISGIRHDERLEKLQFSCQIAGMPQLSEALKEKYFTELELRGFNSTGILYGVIAGMEAWADAGLPTTLNSAPDWDSGTVFGSGTSGIDKLRESIYKIDDLQTRKLGSTVVAQTMNSGVSAYLGGKLGLGNQVTTNSSACATGTEAILMGYDRIRSGRAKRMLTGSTGDSGPYIWGGFDALRVCSSQYNANPGAGSRPMSATAAGFVPGSGAGALLLEDLESALARKATIYAELLGGQVNSGGQRGTGSMTAPNAYAVRKCIQEALKNANISGSDIDAINGHLTATAKDAFEIENWTVALNRNGKDFPWINSLKGMTGHCLSAAGSIESVATVLQLYHGFLFGNCNCSDLNPEIAALIHPSRIPLKTLEAKPNIIAKASFGFGDVNACLIFKNFNN; this is encoded by the coding sequence ATGAAAAGAGTAGTCATTACAGGAATTGGTGTTGTTGCTCCCAATGGTGTGGGAGTACCCGCTTTTACACAGGCGATTAGGGAGGGTATATCTGGAATTAGACATGATGAGAGATTGGAAAAATTGCAGTTTTCTTGCCAGATTGCTGGAATGCCTCAACTGTCGGAAGCGCTAAAAGAGAAATATTTCACCGAACTAGAATTAAGAGGATTTAATAGTACAGGAATATTATATGGTGTGATCGCCGGAATGGAAGCATGGGCAGACGCGGGGCTTCCTACTACTTTAAATTCCGCTCCTGATTGGGATAGTGGAACTGTGTTTGGTTCAGGAACCTCGGGTATCGATAAATTGCGGGAAAGCATTTATAAAATCGATGATTTGCAAACCCGCAAATTGGGGAGTACGGTTGTAGCCCAGACGATGAACAGTGGGGTTAGTGCCTACTTAGGAGGAAAATTGGGTCTTGGTAATCAGGTGACAACGAATTCATCTGCCTGTGCTACGGGAACTGAAGCAATCCTGATGGGTTATGATCGGATTAGATCCGGAAGAGCTAAACGGATGCTCACAGGGAGTACAGGAGATAGTGGGCCTTACATTTGGGGCGGTTTTGATGCACTGCGTGTCTGTAGTTCACAATATAATGCTAATCCTGGGGCGGGTTCTCGACCTATGAGTGCAACCGCCGCAGGATTCGTTCCTGGTAGTGGGGCTGGAGCTTTATTGTTGGAAGATCTGGAAAGTGCACTAGCGCGAAAGGCAACTATATATGCAGAATTATTGGGTGGCCAGGTAAATTCTGGCGGACAACGCGGAACAGGAAGTATGACAGCACCTAATGCTTATGCTGTGCGGAAATGTATTCAGGAGGCGCTAAAAAATGCAAATATCTCGGGCTCAGACATCGATGCGATAAATGGACATTTGACAGCAACTGCCAAAGATGCTTTTGAAATAGAAAACTGGACCGTAGCTCTGAATCGCAATGGTAAAGATTTTCCATGGATAAACTCACTGAAGGGAATGACTGGACACTGTCTCAGTGCGGCGGGTAGTATAGAAAGCGTGGCGACGGTTTTGCAGCTTTATCATGGATTTTTATTTGGAAACTGTAATTGCTCTGATCTAAATCCGGAGATTGCTGCATTGATACATCCATCACGTATTCCTTTAAAGACTCTTGAGGCCAAGCCTAACATCATTGCCAAAGCAAGTTTTGGATTTGGGGATGTTAATGCTTGCCTAATATTTAAGAATTTTAATAACTAA
- a CDS encoding acyl carrier protein, whose amino-acid sequence MNREELIDALKPIISPYTTNQEAFGKLNEATDFIRDLQINSANLVDIVLDIEEKFDIVIENPDMERMLNVGAAVEIIESKLQEK is encoded by the coding sequence ATGAATAGAGAAGAATTGATCGATGCTTTAAAGCCAATCATATCACCATATACGACAAACCAGGAAGCTTTCGGAAAGCTTAATGAGGCGACCGATTTTATTCGTGATCTGCAAATCAACTCGGCCAATCTGGTTGATATTGTTCTAGATATTGAAGAAAAGTTCGATATAGTAATTGAAAATCCTGATATGGAACGTATGCTTAATGTCGGAGCTGCAGTCGAAATAATCGAGAGCAAGTTACAAGAAAAATGA
- a CDS encoding 4'-phosphopantetheinyl transferase superfamily protein: MIGNDVIDLVQSRKDSNWKRKGFVSKLFTEQEQLLIVNSVDTEIIVWLLWSMKEAAYKIWNRETGIRKFMPKRLLCSVIERSFFTARGEVICEGKRYYTKTTFCPDFIHTVAVGELDHLDNIVEITASEIVKDSLGIPGISINDEDAVLPVSVSNHGRFERIVAICT; this comes from the coding sequence ATGATTGGTAATGACGTTATCGACCTGGTTCAGTCCAGAAAAGATAGTAATTGGAAACGTAAAGGCTTTGTTTCAAAGTTATTTACTGAGCAGGAACAACTGTTGATTGTGAACAGTGTAGATACCGAAATTATTGTTTGGCTCTTATGGAGCATGAAAGAGGCTGCCTATAAAATATGGAATCGAGAGACAGGAATTCGGAAATTTATGCCTAAAAGATTGCTATGTTCAGTTATTGAACGGTCTTTTTTTACCGCAAGGGGAGAAGTCATCTGCGAAGGCAAGAGGTATTATACTAAGACCACTTTTTGCCCAGATTTTATACATACCGTAGCCGTTGGGGAATTAGATCATTTGGACAATATTGTAGAAATCACGGCTAGTGAAATTGTTAAAGATTCATTAGGAATTCCAGGCATTAGCATAAATGATGAGGATGCTGTCTTACCGGTGTCTGTTAGTAACCACGGACGTTTTGAGAGAATAGTTGCGATTTGTACCTGA
- a CDS encoding alpha/beta hydrolase codes for MNKRYFFYIIIVISLFTSCGLIHNLPDSASPNTGVDPNLWYSFVDQNGNFYPDNWKKNYGIPSNKAARDPYSLMKIATDRGDREQLLAFERSNMLRLSKRIAPKKRVFILVHGFNADEESVVKQYKYIANHIVTNPKTDEIIRFYWDGLRSTSPFRSAKNWFSAASFSQMAGEFGLRRILNNMANKDVYIISHSRGASVVMSAISNPEFNSSFSAQAKDIHNVDIERAKPLLENKNRVTCIMLAPAIGLSEFQYTDTLSGTKKFVELSPQVKKIHITINGTDKMLKKFFGFLSNKLNPTDLGYKADSFNALKKNYTIFSMTDFTGMSSHAFSSYIRNPKFKQMLRAESIQVQ; via the coding sequence ATGAACAAAAGGTATTTTTTCTATATTATCATCGTTATCAGTTTGTTCACTTCGTGTGGCCTTATCCATAATCTTCCCGATTCGGCTTCCCCAAACACTGGCGTAGATCCTAACCTGTGGTACTCATTTGTGGATCAAAACGGTAATTTCTACCCCGATAACTGGAAGAAAAACTATGGCATTCCGTCCAATAAAGCGGCTCGAGATCCTTATTCGCTTATGAAAATTGCCACAGACAGAGGTGATCGCGAACAATTACTCGCTTTTGAACGTAGTAACATGCTGCGTCTGTCAAAACGTATTGCTCCAAAAAAACGTGTGTTTATTTTAGTTCACGGCTTCAATGCTGACGAAGAATCAGTTGTAAAACAATATAAATATATTGCCAATCATATCGTTACAAACCCTAAAACCGATGAAATCATTCGATTCTATTGGGATGGTTTACGATCTACCTCCCCTTTTCGTTCCGCAAAAAACTGGTTTTCAGCAGCCTCTTTTAGCCAGATGGCCGGTGAATTTGGTTTAAGGAGAATTCTAAACAATATGGCCAATAAGGATGTTTATATTATTTCACATAGTCGGGGCGCATCTGTAGTGATGAGTGCAATTTCGAATCCTGAATTTAATAGCTCATTTTCCGCACAGGCAAAAGATATTCACAATGTCGATATCGAGCGGGCAAAGCCTTTGCTGGAAAACAAAAACAGAGTTACATGTATTATGCTGGCACCGGCAATAGGACTTTCCGAGTTTCAATATACAGATACACTAAGCGGGACAAAAAAATTTGTCGAACTGAGCCCACAAGTTAAGAAAATACATATCACCATAAACGGTACCGACAAGATGTTGAAAAAGTTTTTCGGATTCTTATCTAACAAACTTAACCCAACTGATCTTGGATATAAAGCAGACAGTTTTAATGCTCTTAAGAAAAATTACACCATTTTTTCTATGACCGATTTTACTGGAATGTCGAGTCATGCCTTTAGTAGCTATATACGAAATCCCAAGTTTAAACAAATGCTAAGGGCAGAGTCGATTCAAGTACAATAA
- a CDS encoding VWA domain-containing protein, with amino-acid sequence MKSKKRNKGFLFRQFEAPFQTPFEKLFDIFKELITHTSGDFDEAIDWLRQLDKEFKLTTPAYTIDDFITDLKDKGYIREKVEFDGEGGIDITSKLEKALRQHALDQIFGKMRKGMSGNHKTNHQGRSDENMGDFRNYQYGDGLEKIILTESLKNSQINHGIGEFALSENDLVVEDTQFKSQMSTVLMIDISHSMILYGEDRITPAKKVAMALSELILTRYPKDSLDVIVFGNDAWQIAIKDLAYLQVGPFHTNTVAGLKLAMDLLRRKRHANKQIFMITDGKPSCLNMPDGGYYKNPMGLDPFITSKCYSMAAQARKLGIPITTFMIASDPYLQQFVDEFTASNQGKAYYTGLGNLGEMIFEDYEENRKKRIR; translated from the coding sequence ATGAAAAGCAAGAAACGAAATAAAGGTTTTCTCTTTAGGCAATTTGAAGCACCATTTCAGACGCCTTTTGAAAAATTATTTGACATTTTCAAAGAACTGATTACCCATACTTCCGGTGATTTTGATGAAGCTATTGATTGGCTTAGGCAGTTGGATAAAGAGTTTAAGCTAACGACCCCTGCCTACACGATAGACGATTTCATTACAGATCTGAAAGATAAAGGATACATCAGAGAAAAAGTTGAGTTTGATGGTGAAGGGGGGATAGATATTACCTCAAAACTTGAGAAAGCCCTGAGGCAGCACGCGTTGGACCAAATTTTCGGAAAGATGCGCAAGGGAATGTCTGGCAATCATAAAACAAATCACCAAGGGCGGAGCGATGAAAATATGGGGGATTTCCGAAACTATCAGTATGGCGATGGCCTAGAAAAGATAATTTTGACAGAGAGTTTGAAAAATTCACAAATTAATCATGGAATAGGAGAGTTTGCGTTGTCTGAAAATGATCTTGTCGTTGAGGATACGCAGTTCAAATCACAAATGAGTACAGTGCTGATGATTGATATTAGCCACAGTATGATTTTGTATGGAGAGGATAGGATTACACCAGCAAAGAAAGTAGCCATGGCCCTATCTGAGCTTATTCTTACGCGTTATCCTAAGGACTCTCTTGACGTTATTGTTTTCGGAAACGATGCTTGGCAAATAGCGATTAAAGATCTTGCTTATCTGCAAGTAGGACCTTTTCATACCAATACTGTCGCAGGCTTAAAGCTAGCAATGGATTTACTACGGCGAAAGAGGCATGCAAATAAGCAAATATTTATGATAACCGATGGCAAACCGAGTTGTTTAAATATGCCGGATGGTGGTTATTATAAGAATCCCATGGGTTTGGATCCGTTCATCACGAGTAAGTGTTATAGTATGGCTGCGCAAGCTCGCAAGTTGGGAATACCGATAACTACTTTTATGATTGCTTCCGATCCCTATTTACAACAATTTGTCGACGAATTTACAGCTTCGAATCAAGGAAAGGCTTATTATACGGGCCTTGGCAATTTAGGTGAAATGATTTTTGAAGATTATGAAGAAAACCGAAAAAAAAGAATACGATAA
- a CDS encoding sigma 54-interacting transcriptional regulator: MDYTKIKTFGALKTSGYKPKTIKEELRQNLITKIRAGESVFNGVYGYEDTVIPELERAILSKHNINLLGLRGQAKTRLARLMVNLLDEYVPVVEGSEINDDPYNPISRYAIERLKKEGDDTPISWLSRNDRFAEKLATPDVTVADLIGDVDPIKAANLKLSYADDRVIHFGMIPRANRSIFVINELPDLQARIQVALFNILQEGDIQIRGFKLRLPLDIQFIFTANPEDYTNRGSIVTPLKDRIGSQILTHYPTSVEIAKTITAQESNLEIAQKEQIYIPELARELIEQISFEARNSEYVDDKSGVSARMSITAFQNLVSTAELRMLKNGSQATAVRLGDFMGIIPAITGKVELVYEGEQEGADIVALQLIENAIKSIFPVLFPKIEKLERESDRYPYDDIVRWFAESEGIELSDELSDMEYIRVLDEVVPIKALIQQYQPETKSADVYFLTEFVLWGLTLNNKLSKYRIGTGLQFQDNFQGYLRNNL; encoded by the coding sequence ATGGATTATACGAAGATTAAAACATTTGGTGCATTAAAAACTTCGGGTTATAAACCTAAGACAATAAAAGAAGAATTGCGTCAGAATCTAATTACAAAAATAAGGGCGGGTGAATCCGTGTTCAATGGAGTATACGGATACGAAGATACGGTTATTCCTGAACTTGAGCGGGCTATTCTCTCCAAGCACAATATTAATTTATTAGGGCTTCGCGGCCAAGCGAAAACGCGATTGGCAAGACTTATGGTCAATCTACTGGATGAATATGTGCCAGTGGTAGAAGGTTCGGAGATTAACGATGATCCCTATAATCCGATATCGCGTTATGCGATAGAACGACTAAAGAAGGAAGGTGACGATACCCCAATATCTTGGCTTAGTAGAAACGATCGTTTTGCAGAAAAACTTGCTACACCCGATGTGACCGTCGCTGATTTGATTGGTGATGTAGATCCCATCAAAGCCGCAAATTTAAAACTAAGCTATGCAGACGATCGTGTGATTCACTTCGGTATGATCCCAAGGGCAAACCGATCTATTTTTGTTATTAATGAACTTCCGGATCTTCAAGCGAGAATTCAAGTCGCCCTTTTTAATATATTACAGGAGGGGGATATACAGATTCGTGGTTTTAAGTTGCGCTTGCCATTAGATATACAATTTATATTTACAGCGAATCCCGAGGATTATACCAATAGGGGAAGCATTGTGACGCCGTTGAAGGATCGAATTGGTTCGCAGATACTTACCCATTATCCGACTTCTGTTGAGATAGCAAAAACAATCACCGCTCAGGAATCTAACTTGGAAATAGCGCAGAAAGAGCAAATTTATATCCCAGAATTAGCGCGAGAATTAATAGAGCAAATAAGCTTCGAAGCTCGAAATAGCGAATATGTTGATGATAAAAGTGGCGTTAGTGCACGTATGAGTATTACGGCATTTCAAAACTTAGTAAGCACCGCTGAATTGCGTATGCTTAAAAACGGATCGCAAGCAACCGCAGTGAGATTGGGTGATTTTATGGGCATTATACCTGCAATAACTGGCAAGGTTGAGCTTGTTTATGAAGGTGAGCAGGAAGGAGCAGATATTGTGGCATTGCAACTGATTGAAAATGCTATAAAAAGCATCTTTCCCGTCTTATTCCCAAAAATTGAGAAGCTGGAGAGAGAGAGCGATCGTTATCCCTACGATGATATTGTGCGTTGGTTTGCAGAATCGGAAGGTATTGAATTATCTGATGAGCTTAGTGATATGGAGTATATTAGGGTTTTGGATGAAGTGGTACCTATTAAAGCTTTGATTCAGCAATATCAGCCAGAAACGAAATCTGCGGATGTCTATTTTTTAACCGAATTTGTTTTATGGGGGCTCACTTTAAACAATAAATTAAGTAAATATAGAATTGGAACGGGACTGCAGTTTCAGGATAATTTTCAAGGATATCTAAGAAACAATCTGTAA
- a CDS encoding glutathione peroxidase: MVFIVLFIVAAVGAAVAYYLFTNGNVEVDMALKSATIHEFKVNGLDGSTINFAKFKGKKILVVNTASKCGFTPQYEGLERLYNKFNDKLVIIGFPSNDFLDQEPGKDAEIAAFCQRNYGVTFPMAAKIDVKGKRQAPIYQWLTNKSLNGVESSAVLWNFQKYLIDENGKLIKHFSPKTDPEANEIISLIN; the protein is encoded by the coding sequence ATGGTCTTTATAGTTTTATTTATTGTGGCGGCAGTCGGAGCCGCTGTAGCCTATTATTTATTCACCAATGGTAACGTTGAAGTAGATATGGCATTGAAATCAGCTACTATCCATGAATTTAAAGTAAACGGGCTGGACGGCTCTACCATAAACTTTGCGAAATTTAAAGGTAAAAAGATCTTAGTTGTAAACACCGCTTCCAAATGTGGATTTACGCCACAGTATGAGGGTCTTGAACGTCTATATAATAAATTCAATGATAAGCTAGTTATTATAGGCTTCCCTTCAAATGATTTTTTAGATCAAGAGCCAGGTAAGGACGCTGAAATAGCAGCATTTTGTCAACGAAATTATGGCGTAACTTTTCCGATGGCGGCAAAGATTGATGTGAAAGGAAAGCGACAGGCGCCTATCTATCAGTGGTTGACCAATAAAAGCCTGAACGGTGTTGAAAGTTCAGCGGTCTTATGGAACTTTCAGAAGTATTTAATTGATGAAAATGGTAAGCTTATAAAGCATTTTTCACCAAAAACTGACCCTGAAGCTAATGAAATTATATCTCTTATCAATTAG
- a CDS encoding NPCBM/NEW2 domain-containing protein: protein MVTQGDGGHFFTVNNYGQPSINDLIRVVENDSQDSQKHVKLGILNELLRDSKPINLKTTQMDSVFLSDAAWKEALVGWENPARNYYTAESNSLFFLESMGNLYRKGLYAHTPSLYAYKLSKKWRNLKIIAALRDGALKPEGIKFIIKGNGKTLSSRIVRPNQQHIFDIDITNIDDLELLTQDPVGNNFNAWSIWCNPLLTK from the coding sequence ATGGTTACTCAAGGTGATGGGGGGCATTTTTTCACAGTTAATAACTATGGTCAGCCGAGCATAAATGACTTGATTAGAGTAGTTGAAAATGACAGCCAAGATAGCCAAAAGCACGTGAAGTTAGGCATATTAAATGAGTTGTTACGCGACAGCAAGCCAATCAATCTTAAAACCACCCAAATGGATAGCGTATTTCTTTCTGATGCAGCATGGAAAGAAGCTTTGGTTGGTTGGGAAAATCCCGCTCGAAATTATTACACGGCCGAATCCAATAGTTTATTTTTTTTAGAAAGTATGGGCAACCTATATCGAAAAGGTTTGTACGCCCATACGCCATCCCTATATGCGTATAAGCTCTCAAAAAAGTGGCGGAATTTAAAAATCATAGCAGCATTGCGTGATGGAGCGCTAAAACCAGAGGGTATTAAATTTATTATCAAGGGTAATGGGAAAACCCTTTCTTCTCGTATCGTTAGACCTAATCAACAGCATATTTTTGATATAGATATCACAAATATAGACGATCTTGAGCTTCTCACACAAGATCCAGTCGGAAACAACTTTAATGCCTGGTCAATTTGGTGCAACCCATTGCTAACTAAATAA
- the istB gene encoding IS21-like element helper ATPase IstB, which produces METLLANLRQLKLATMAQNLEMRNRHALEKQISYLEFLELLIEDEIVKRQSNGYQSRLKESRLDTQKILDSYDLNYQPDLDRRLLFDLASCRFIEQRSNAIFMGKPGVGKTHLAHAIGLEAVKRGKKVLFAHTNEMVEKLFASRADGSYQSVLQRYLKPDLLILDELGFKKMPQNSLEDFFEIVRRTYETGSMIITTNRNFEDWGNLFGDRVIASAIIDRIVHHATIVKLNGNSYRVKNLIELQDLFPGEDTARTRRGRPRKQENEISDDQDNE; this is translated from the coding sequence ATGGAAACATTATTAGCAAATTTACGCCAGCTAAAATTGGCCACGATGGCCCAGAACCTTGAAATGAGGAATAGGCATGCCCTGGAAAAACAGATCAGCTACCTTGAATTTCTGGAGCTGCTCATCGAAGATGAAATAGTAAAAAGACAGTCCAATGGCTATCAGTCCAGGCTAAAGGAATCCCGGCTGGATACGCAAAAGATCCTGGACAGTTATGACCTGAATTACCAGCCGGACCTGGACAGAAGGCTATTATTTGACCTGGCTTCCTGCCGGTTCATAGAACAGCGCTCCAATGCTATATTCATGGGGAAACCCGGTGTCGGGAAAACCCACCTGGCCCATGCGATCGGGCTTGAAGCGGTCAAAAGAGGTAAAAAAGTACTGTTTGCACACACAAATGAAATGGTCGAAAAACTGTTCGCATCAAGGGCAGACGGAAGTTACCAGTCCGTATTGCAGCGTTATCTAAAGCCTGACCTGCTGATACTTGATGAGCTGGGCTTCAAAAAAATGCCGCAGAACAGTCTGGAAGATTTCTTTGAGATCGTTCGCAGGACATACGAAACGGGGTCTATGATCATCACCACAAACCGAAACTTTGAAGACTGGGGAAACCTCTTCGGTGACAGGGTAATTGCTTCTGCTATTATAGATAGGATTGTCCATCATGCAACAATTGTAAAACTTAATGGGAACAGCTATCGCGTAAAAAATCTTATCGAACTACAGGATCTTTTTCCTGGTGAAGATACCGCAAGGACTAGAAGAGGGCGCCCTCGAAAGCAGGAAAACGAAATCTCAGATGATCAGGATAATGAATGA
- the istA gene encoding IS21 family transposase yields the protein MYKVAMHNTIKTLLSHGKSIREIASELGMCRKTVSRIQKALERGLEEPLPQVRPKLLDDYLDDIQVYKEMGLSAILIHQRLHEQQVLDISYPSVARSIERLKKQEVFVPLHSDPGEEAQVDFGYMGTFRRNGRPVKVWVFSMVLSHSRYSFYKLVTSQRVDEFLDCHIKAFEYFGGVPRTVKLDNLKSGVTIPDLYEPELQRRYSEFLSYYSCAGIACRPRRPQDKGKVESSIKYVKNNFLKGFDGNGYEDLLCGLKV from the coding sequence ATGTATAAAGTGGCAATGCATAATACGATAAAAACACTGCTATCCCACGGGAAATCGATACGGGAGATAGCATCAGAACTTGGGATGTGCCGCAAGACCGTTTCCCGGATACAGAAAGCCCTTGAGCGTGGGCTAGAGGAACCTTTGCCTCAGGTAAGACCAAAGCTGCTGGACGATTATCTCGATGACATTCAGGTATATAAGGAGATGGGACTGAGCGCTATACTTATCCACCAGCGCCTGCATGAGCAGCAGGTTTTAGATATATCTTATCCCAGTGTCGCCAGAAGTATCGAGAGATTAAAGAAGCAGGAGGTTTTTGTGCCGCTGCACAGCGATCCGGGAGAAGAAGCGCAGGTGGATTTCGGATATATGGGTACTTTCCGCAGGAATGGCCGCCCTGTAAAAGTATGGGTGTTTTCCATGGTTCTCTCCCATAGCCGTTACAGCTTTTATAAACTGGTGACCAGCCAGCGGGTGGACGAATTTCTGGACTGCCATATCAAAGCTTTCGAGTATTTTGGGGGTGTTCCGCGAACTGTCAAACTTGACAACCTGAAATCTGGGGTGACCATTCCGGATCTTTACGAACCGGAGCTCCAGCGCAGGTATTCTGAATTTCTTTCCTACTACAGCTGTGCAGGAATTGCGTGCAGGCCACGCCGTCCACAGGACAAGGGCAAAGTTGAATCATCTATCAAATATGTAAAAAACAATTTTTTAAAGGGCTTCGATGGCAATGGCTATGAAGATCTGCTGTGCGGGCTGAAGGTCTAG
- the istB gene encoding IS21-like element helper ATPase IstB: MENLKTQLRTLKLAAICQNLELRNRYALQHKIGYIEFLELLVEDEMANRQTNGYINKLRESKLDTQKVLDCYDFSYQPQVDKRQIYDLASYRFIDQKHNVVFMGKPGVGKTHLAHAIGLEAVKKGKRVLFIHTNEMVEKLYSSRADGSYAATIQKFLKPDLLILGELGFKKMPQYSMEDFFEIIRKRYENGSMIITTNRNFEDWGTLFGDKVIASAIIDRIVHHATIVKLNGNSYRIKNLLELNGMFEDDPKEKSKRGRPKKSEDQENYENNNE, encoded by the coding sequence ATGGAAAATCTAAAAACACAGCTCCGCACTCTTAAACTCGCGGCCATCTGTCAGAACCTCGAGCTGCGTAACAGGTACGCGCTACAGCACAAGATCGGTTACATTGAATTTCTTGAGCTTCTGGTGGAGGATGAAATGGCCAACAGGCAGACCAACGGATATATAAATAAGCTCAGGGAATCAAAACTCGACACGCAGAAGGTATTGGACTGTTATGATTTCAGCTATCAGCCCCAGGTGGACAAAAGGCAGATCTATGATCTGGCCAGCTACCGGTTCATAGACCAGAAACATAATGTGGTATTCATGGGGAAACCGGGGGTCGGAAAGACGCACCTGGCCCATGCAATCGGGCTGGAAGCTGTAAAAAAAGGTAAGCGGGTACTTTTCATCCATACCAATGAAATGGTCGAAAAGCTATATTCCTCCCGTGCGGACGGATCCTATGCTGCGACCATCCAGAAGTTCCTAAAACCGGACCTGCTGATACTGGGCGAACTGGGCTTCAAAAAAATGCCGCAGTACAGCATGGAAGACTTCTTTGAGATCATCAGAAAAAGATACGAAAACGGCTCGATGATCATTACCACCAATAGGAACTTTGAAGACTGGGGGACACTTTTCGGGGACAAAGTAATCGCATCGGCGATAATAGACCGCATAGTGCACCATGCCACAATCGTCAAACTAAATGGAAACAGTTACCGTATAAAGAACCTCCTGGAACTGAACGGAATGTTTGAAGACGACCCTAAGGAAAAATCAAAAAGGGGAAGACCCAAAAAGTCAGAAGATCAAGAAAATTATGAAAATAATAATGAATAG
- a CDS encoding glycosyltransferase, producing the protein MVDPIIHQIILTDIPNSLIWKCLNSWRKMERFGFKIKYWNYCEVKEFISESYPNALQAFLNARNFAEASDIARYLIILHFSGTYVDWDIELVDSMAYYNKISNLSQGYLLLDPTNGTFAPECFSAQKGDQYLRKLTDDIISISNSQQIPLTPQYTGAFRMRETMKNCNCKQRILSVKDLFEFDYSEIREPFQRPVKNPLIHYWLHTWL; encoded by the coding sequence ATGGTAGATCCAATAATTCATCAGATAATTTTGACTGACATTCCCAATTCACTGATCTGGAAATGTTTGAACTCATGGAGAAAAATGGAACGATTTGGATTTAAGATAAAATATTGGAATTATTGTGAGGTAAAGGAATTTATTTCGGAGAGTTATCCAAATGCTCTGCAAGCTTTTCTTAATGCCAGAAATTTCGCAGAAGCATCAGATATTGCCAGATATCTGATTATTCTCCATTTTTCAGGCACATATGTAGATTGGGATATAGAGCTCGTGGATTCTATGGCTTATTACAATAAAATATCCAACCTATCGCAAGGTTATTTGTTATTGGATCCAACTAATGGAACATTTGCACCTGAGTGTTTCTCCGCGCAAAAAGGGGATCAATATCTGAGAAAATTGACCGATGATATAATTTCAATATCCAATTCGCAACAAATCCCTCTTACTCCTCAATACACAGGGGCATTCAGAATGCGCGAGACAATGAAAAACTGCAACTGTAAACAACGCATTTTATCAGTTAAAGATCTTTTTGAATTTGATTATTCAGAAATAAGGGAACCTTTTCAAAGACCGGTTAAAAATCCGCTTATTCACTATTGGTTACACACTTGGCTTTAG